Below is a genomic region from Cetobacterium ceti.
ATTAAAATTGATAAATGGTTTCCATCATCAAAAACTTGTTCTTTTTGTGGTTCAGTAAAAACTAAACTGGCACTATCTGAAAGAGTCTACAAATGTGACGAATGTGGTTTACAAATAGATAGAGACCTAAACGCAAGTATAAATATTCGTGAAACTGGTAGAAACCTATTAGCTTATTAAAATATATATCAGGGTAGGAATTACCCGTAGAGCGTGATTAATATATTTGACATTAGTCAGATACTTCCCACGAAGCCTCCACTTCAAGAACGGAACGTTCTAAGTGGAGTGTAGTTCACTCATTGTGGAATGATGATATGGTAAATGGAAATTTGGTCAAAATCAAAATTAAATTAGAAAAATTAGTTAAAACAAAACCCACCCTAATAATAGGGTGGGTTTTCATAAATAAGCCTAAAAAGAAAATACACTGCAAACCTAGTGTAAGAATTCGAAACTAATATCTTTATACTCTAAAAAAATATGAAAGTCAAAAGTTTTTTTATGGTCAAGTACCACGCGAATAAATTCGTAGGCTTGAAACTAAAACTATCTGAAAAAGTTTACAAATGTGATGAATGCGGTTCATAAATAGATAGAGATCTAAACGAAAGTATAAATATCCGTGAGGTTGGTAGAACTCTATTAGCCTATTAAAATATATATCAGGGTAGGAACTACCCGTAGAGCGTGATTAATATATTTGACATTAGTCAGATACTTCCCACGAAGCCCCGCCCTCTATTAGGGCGGTGGTAGTTCACACTGACTAAATAGACTTAATTTCAAGTTTTTAAAAATAAAAAATTATATTTTTGAAGGTAGAAAAGTAATTAAAATTGACAAATATTCTAAGTGGGTGTAGTTCACATAGTGTGTAGATTTATTATTTATATATAATTTTTTATCTTTAATAATTTAAATATTTAGAGCTTCTAGAGTTACTAAAAATCAATACTTCCAGGCATGTATAAGGATACATATTGTGGATTTGAAGGATACATATTGTGGATTTGAAGGATACAAATATTGACAATGTATCCTTTTCATGGTAATGTTATTTTAACATTTAATTTGGAGGGTGTTATGTGAATAATGAAGTTGTTAAGTATCATAATGATATAAATAAAATTTCTTTTGGAAATTTTAAAGAAAAAGAATTAGATTTATTTTTTTCTATATGTTTTAAACTAAAAGAACAAGGAACAGATCAAATAATGTTAAATTTTTCAGAATTGAAAGATTTAATTGGAGAAAATAAGAATCCCAAACGTTTAAAAACATATATAGATAATTTGAATAAAAAATTAGCAATGATAAATCATCAAATAGAAATAGAAAAAAATGTATTTGAAAGATTTGTTTTATTCACAAATATAAGAACAGATTTTAATAAAAAAATATTAATAGTTAAAGTAAATGAACAATTTTCTTATACTTTAAATAATTTAATAGCAACATATACAAAATTTGATTTAATGGAGTTTGTAAGTTTAAAAAGTTCATATAGTAAAAATACTTTTAAATTATTAAAACAATGGGAAAGTAAAAGAAATAGAACGTTTAAAATTGAAGAGTTTAAAGAGTTGTTAGGGATACCAGAATCATATAAAATGTCTGTTATAGATTCTAGAGTTATAAAACCAATAATTACAGAATTACCTCAATATTTTAAAAATTTAAAATTAGAAAAAATAAAGACAGGAAGAAAAATAAGTCATCTAAAATTTACATGGGAAAAAGACATAAAAAAAATAAAAGATGTTCAAAAAATAGAACTTGAAATAATGGAAACTTTGAATAATATAATAGAACAAGCTAGAAAAAATAGATTTTTATCACAGATATTGACAGATAAAAATATATATAAATTAACTGAAATGTACGAAGAGAATCAATTAAAAAAAGGGTTGAAATATATTTATAAAATAGTAAAAAAAGAAGTTCCAAGCTTTGCTTATTTACTTAGAATAATAGAAACCGGAATAGAAGAACAAGAGATAGAAATAAAGATAAAAGATAATAAAAAAGAATTTATAAATCAAGGGCAAAATAAAATAGAAAAAAATTTTTTAGAAGAAGAAGATCCAATTTATGCAATGTTTTTAGAGGCGACTGAAGAAGAAAAAGAACCAGTTATAAAAAAAGCAAAAGAAAGATATATAAAAGAAATAGGAGTAGAAGAACTTACAGGAATGTATGTTAAATTCTTTGAAAAATCTAAAAGAAGCATAATAATAAAAATATTAAAAGGGGAATAGAAATGATAACAATAAGAATATTCAAAATTAGGAGGGAATATGGAAATAGTTGCATTAGTTAATCAAAAAGGTGGAGTTGCTAAAACAACAAGTGCAGTTAATTTAGCTGCAGCACTTGCTAAACTAGAAAAAAATATTTTATTAATTGATTTAGACCCCCAAGGAAATGCAACTCATGGAAGTGGGGTATTAGAAAGCAATTTAGAAAATGGAACTGTCGAATTATTTTCAGAATTAGAATTAAAAAACTGTATAACAAAGACATCATTATATGATTTAATAGGGACAAATATTACTCTTGCAAAAACTGAAATGGATCTTACTCAAGAATATGGAAGAGAATTTATCTTAAAAGAAAAACTAAGTACATGTAATGATTACGATTATGTAATCTTAGATTGTGCTCCTTCACTAGGGAACTTAACAATAAATGCTTTAGTTGCTAGTACAAATGTATTAATCCCAGTGGAGGCAGGAATATATTCACTAACTGGATTAGAGCAGTTATTAGAAACTATATCTAAATTAAAAAGATTAAATAGAGAACTTCAGAATATAAATATCTTTTTAACAAAATTTGATACAAGAGAAAAATTAAGTCATGATGTTGAAAGTTATTTAAAAGAGAATTTTCCAGAGTATTATTTAGGAAATAAAATAAGAGTATGTGCAGAATTAAAAAAAGCACAGGCATCTATGAAAAGTATAGTTGAAGCTAACCAGGAAGCAAGATCAGCTATAGACTATATGGAACTAGCTAAAAAGGTGGTAAACAATTAATGAGTTTAATTTCTAATACAATGAATAAAACAAAAGAAGCTAAAACTACTAAAGTTAAAAACCACATCGCAGATGAATATAAATCTAAATTAGATTATTTAATTCTTGGGATTAAGGACTCAGAAAAAGAAATTTTAGTAGGATGTGAAAAAGAGCTTTTAAGAGGATTGCGAGAAGTAGAAAAAGGATCTTTTACAATTTCAAAAGCTTTATATGAAGCCCAAGAGGCTTTAGCAAGTTATAATGGAGGAACTTTTTATAAGTGGTTTGAAAGTTTAGGGTTAAAGAAAACATTTGTTTATATGGCTTTAAAAAGATATAAAATGCATCTAAAATATAATGATAAGAAAATATTAGAGTTTAAGGATAGAACAATTACAGATATTTCAAAATTAGAAAAAGAATTAGAGCCTGGGCAAATTAAAGAAGTGCTAAAAGATCCAAATCCTTCAGAAAAAATACAAGAATTAAAAAATGAGTTGTCCGTCAGACGGACAAGTAAAAAAGAACTAGATTTTCAGGAGATAAAAAAATATGATTTCTTATCTGAAACTTTTTATAAAAAAATAAAAGAGATTTCTTTAAAAGATAAACAAGAGTTAGAAAAACATTTCAAAAAAATTGAAAAAATATTAAAGAATTTAGACTATTAATCATATTTGATTAAAGGTCTTTTTTTATCTTTGCACTAAGTGAATTATACTCCACTTAGAACGTTCCATTCTTGAAGTGAAGGTTATCTGACTCATGCCAGATATATTAATCACGCTCTACGGGTAGTTCCTACCCTGTTTTATAGTTTTGGTATCTCTACGATATAATAATCGTCCAGTTTCAGCTATATATCACTTTGAACATCAATGCTTGGTTATCGCTCTTTTCAAAGTGTTTCGATTACTGTGAATATTTTACAAGGCAACAGTTTTACTTGCCTCAACTCTATATATTCAGTTACTAATATTCTTAATATGATTATATCATATCTAAATAGGCGATTAATCTCACCACCTAAAGAGGTAGGAGACTTCTCGCTCCAACATTGTTAAAATAAGATGAGGGAGATTATAATTAATCACCCTCTACTTTATTGATTCAAATAAACTAACTCTAAAATTATTTTTTATTATTTTATTAATCTCGTTTTCTTTATCAGGAGTTATCCAACGATCTTTATAAAAATCAATATGTTTATTTGATTTTAAACATTTTAAATTAACTTTTTCAGAGAAACTTGAGATGTTATTAGTTCCCCATTTAAAATATAAGTTTTTATTGATGGTTTCAACAGAAGGATGTTTTATCAATGTCATTTCTTCAGGAGAAGTTTCGATTATAAAATAAGCTTTTTTTGATTTGTTAATTAAATTTCTGATTATTGTGTATACTTCTTCTTCTGAAAAATACATTAAAATCCCCTCAAGAATAAAAACATTGGTTGAATAAGGAATAAAATTCCAATTGATAGTATTTAAAATATTAGCCTTTATATTTGTTTCGTAGGGAAATGGAGAAAAATTATTATTTCTAAAAGAAATAACCTCATCTAAATCAATATTAAACCATGATTTTTTTATATCTAATCGTCTATTACGAAAATCCAATCCACAGCCAATATTAAAAATATTATCAATTTTACATGAATCTATTAAATCAAGTAAATATAAATCTATTATATGTGTCCTGGATAAAATTCCAATAAATGAATTAATATCTTTGTCAATTAAAGGAAAATTCAAAATATTTTTACTTTGTTTTTTTGAAAAAAAATCAATAGCCTCTTTATCATATAATGTTTTTTTGCCAATAGATTCTTTATATTTAAAATAAAAAGGTATAAATAATGTTTTTGATATTTCGTTCATAAAATACTCCTTTCATAATTAAGAATAAAAATAATCTTCTGATTAATAATAATTATATCTAATAAATATTTGATATGCAAAATAATAATGTTTTATTTTTTATATTAAAGTAATTTTTTAAATTTTTGATGAAAATAGTTGACATAAGTTTTTTTATACTATATAGTTTGATATGCAAAATACACTATTATCAAAATAAAAGAATGGAGAATTTATGATTAGAGATATATTATATCAAAGTGCAGGAAATTCATTTATTTTA
It encodes:
- a CDS encoding ParA family protein, which codes for MEIVALVNQKGGVAKTTSAVNLAAALAKLEKNILLIDLDPQGNATHGSGVLESNLENGTVELFSELELKNCITKTSLYDLIGTNITLAKTEMDLTQEYGREFILKEKLSTCNDYDYVILDCAPSLGNLTINALVASTNVLIPVEAGIYSLTGLEQLLETISKLKRLNRELQNINIFLTKFDTREKLSHDVESYLKENFPEYYLGNKIRVCAELKKAQASMKSIVEANQEARSAIDYMELAKKVVNN
- a CDS encoding class I SAM-dependent methyltransferase; translation: MNEISKTLFIPFYFKYKESIGKKTLYDKEAIDFFSKKQSKNILNFPLIDKDINSFIGILSRTHIIDLYLLDLIDSCKIDNIFNIGCGLDFRNRRLDIKKSWFNIDLDEVISFRNNNFSPFPYETNIKANILNTINWNFIPYSTNVFILEGILMYFSEEEVYTIIRNLINKSKKAYFIIETSPEEMTLIKHPSVETINKNLYFKWGTNNISSFSEKVNLKCLKSNKHIDFYKDRWITPDKENEINKIIKNNFRVSLFESIK
- a CDS encoding replication initiation protein, encoding MNNEVVKYHNDINKISFGNFKEKELDLFFSICFKLKEQGTDQIMLNFSELKDLIGENKNPKRLKTYIDNLNKKLAMINHQIEIEKNVFERFVLFTNIRTDFNKKILIVKVNEQFSYTLNNLIATYTKFDLMEFVSLKSSYSKNTFKLLKQWESKRNRTFKIEEFKELLGIPESYKMSVIDSRVIKPIITELPQYFKNLKLEKIKTGRKISHLKFTWEKDIKKIKDVQKIELEIMETLNNIIEQARKNRFLSQILTDKNIYKLTEMYEENQLKKGLKYIYKIVKKEVPSFAYLLRIIETGIEEQEIEIKIKDNKKEFINQGQNKIEKNFLEEEDPIYAMFLEATEEEKEPVIKKAKERYIKEIGVEELTGMYVKFFEKSKRSIIIKILKGE